One genomic region from Salvia hispanica cultivar TCC Black 2014 unplaced genomic scaffold, UniMelb_Shisp_WGS_1.0 HiC_scaffold_1010, whole genome shotgun sequence encodes:
- the LOC125197819 gene encoding ferruginol synthase-like, which yields MALSLLIAIIVSILAWSHFRSRRQNLPPGPYPFPIIGNILQLGWNPHKSLADLSKTYSPLMSLKLGSINTVVVSSPDSARLVLQEHDQAFSSRTIPAAAEAHGFDKISIGLIPVGERWRKLRKLCKERMFSARRLNGGAGVQRERAGHGLGAGGVCDDV from the coding sequence ATGGCTCTCTCACTCTTGATCGCAATAATCGTATCGATTTTGGCATGGTCCCATTTCCGCAGCCGCCGCCAGAACCTTCCCCCGGGGCCATACCCGTTTCCTATCATCGGAAACATCCTCCAGCTAGGGTGGAACCCCCACAAGTCCCTCGCCGACCTCTCCAAAACCTACAGCCCCCTGATGTCTCTCAAGCTCGGTAGCATCAACACCGTCGTCGTATCATCCCCGGATTCCGCCAGACTGGTGCTGCAAGAGCACGACCAAGCCTTCTCCAGCCGCACCATCCCCGCCGCGGCCGAAGCCCACGGCTTCGACAAGATTTCAATCGGGCTCATACCGGTGGGTGAGAGGTGGAGAAAACTAAGGAAGTTGTGCAAAGAGCGGATGTTCTCGGCGCGGCGCCTCAACGGCGGCGCGGGAGTGCAGCGCGAGCGGGCGGGCCATGGACTTGGGGCAGGCGGCGTTTGTGACGACGTTTAA
- the LOC125197822 gene encoding LOW QUALITY PROTEIN: ferruginol synthase-like (The sequence of the model RefSeq protein was modified relative to this genomic sequence to represent the inferred CDS: deleted 1 base in 1 codon): MALSLLIAIIVSILAWSHFRRRHQNLPPGPYPFPIIGNILQLGRNPHKSLSDLSKTYGPLMSLKLGSIHTLVVSSPDFARLVLQEHDQAFSGRTIPAAAEAHGFDKVSVGLIPVGERWRKLRRLCKEQMFSARRLDGGAGNRREKVSRLVDYLRECSARGRAVDLGQAAFVTSFNLLSATFFSVDLIEFGSDATQQLKETIQGVTKTLGTPNVADFFPILKRLDPQGIKKRSEFYFGRLLGVLGGIIDERMESRSMETKNDLLAALLDLMDGSDYDLTCKDIQHLFLDLFVGGSDSTQCTVEWAMTELLANPEKMSNAKNELRSVIGEKNQIEESDISRLPYLQALIKETLRLHTPGPFLVPRRAVRDVEIGGYIIPQHSQIFINAWAIGRDSSVWPYPTSFEPERFLNNNIGFKGQNFELIPFGSGRRMCPGLPLADRMLSLMLGSMLHNFEWKMEGGVRPDTTEEFGMALHKAVPLKAIPLSCF; encoded by the exons ATGGCTCTCTCACTCTTGATCGCAATAATCGTATCGATTTTGGCATGGTCCCAtttccgccgccgccaccagAACCTCCCGCCGGGGCCATACCCGTTTCCGATCATCGGAAACATCCTCCAACTCGGCCGTAATCCCCACAAGTCCCTCTCCGACCTCTCCAAAACCTACGGCCCTCTGATGTCTCTCAAGCTCGGAAGCATCCACACC CTCGTCGTATCATCCCCGGATTTCGCCAGACTGGTGCTGCAAGAGCACGACCAAGCCTTCTCCGGCCGCACCATCCCTGCCGCCGCCGAAGCCCATGGCTTCGACAAGGTTTCAGTCGGGCTCATACCCGTCGGAGAGAGGTGGAGAAAACTAAGGAGACTGTGCAAAGAGCAGATGTTCTCGGCGCGGCGCCTCGACGGCGGCGCGGGCAACCGGCGCGAGAAGGTTTCGAGGCTGGTGGATTACTTGCGCGAGTGCAGCGCGAGGGGGCGAGCCGTGGACTTGGGGCAGGCGGCGTTTGTGACGTCGTTTAATCTTCTCAGCGCTACATTTTTCTCGGTGGATTTGATTGAGTTTGGATCCGATGCGACGCAGCAGCTGAAGGAGACGATCCAGGGCGTGACGAAGACTTTGGGGACTCCGAATGTTGCCGACTTTTTTCCGATTCTGAAGCGGTTGGATCCGCAGGGGATCAAGAAGCGGTCGGAGTTTTACTTTGGGAGATTGCTTGGTGTTTTGGGAGGGATAATTGATGAGAGGATGGAATCAAGATCTATGGAGACGAAGAATGATTTGCTGGCTGCGCTTCTTGATCTCATGGACGGATCTGACTATGACTTGACCTGCAAGGACATTCAACATTTGTTTCTG GACTTATTTGTGGGAGGATCAGACTCGACTCAATGCACAGTTGAATGGGCAATGACAGAATTGTTAGCTAATCCGGAGAAAATGAGTAATGCAAAGAATGAGCTTAGAAGTGTGATAGGAGAAAAGAATCAAATTGAAGAATCGGACATATCAAGGCTCCCATACTTGCAAGCACTAATCAAAGAGACCTTACGACTCCACACTCCCGGTCCATTTCTTGTTCCTCGACGGGCGGTTCGTGATGTCGAGATTGGAGGTTACATAATCCCCCAACActctcaaatatttatcaatgcTTGGGCTATAGGCAGAGATTCGAGCGTCTGGCCCTACCCTACTTCGTTCGAGCCTGAAAGATTCTTAAACAACAATATAGGGTTCAAGGgccaaaattttgaacttattcCATTTGGGTCGGGGAGAAGAATGTGCCCGGGTTTGCCTCTGGCTGATAGAATGTTGTCTCTGATGTTGGGCTCTATGCTTCACAATTTTGAATGGAAAATGGAAGGAGGGGTGAGACCTGACACCACCGAGGAATTCGGAATGGCATTGCACAAGGCGGTTCCTCTCAAGGCCATTCCACTTAGTTGTTTCTGA
- the LOC125197820 gene encoding uncharacterized protein LOC125197820, translated as MSENEFILLDHPIHHHQLILTEFDGTRRNQCEGCLRCFFYGEAIYVCTHRCSYPLLHEACAEMPREITLSLHPQHTSSKSKAIVFAQSATMGSTLATAAVLALADSKSTQFAEEHRSDGCNFTCHLDRYHLHDHPLSLAYGLPLEYIEYHLEECQVCYKELLPRYWVYHCGLCKYVSHINCALSTTALMMSNTDDDTNVVAFPINDASEEIIGPFVAKLGIPAISHDNEIVKGKYKLHNPDHQLRLISPSLHDQEENDNSDDDVDLNCGLKSKLVCDGCTGPISSLNKYVSCGECNYIVHLTCFQLPVELSSHPFHQEPHHILTLQTPPTLDSVFCNICQFYTNGHFYGCTKCDFKVDIKCVSLPDTIKHETHLRHNLKLQTEEITRFGYIRPCRACNWSTWDRVSYKCDVCHIMFHAECALLPKQVSNRRWDKHLLLLTYNASANHPSKFYCEICEEYMNPKWWMYHCR; from the exons atgagtgagaatgagtttaTTCTTCTTGATCATCCCATCCATCACCATCAACTCATTCTTACCGAATTTGATGGCACTAGAAGAAACCAATGTGAAGGCTGCCTGAGGTGCTTCTTCTACGGCGAGGCGATCTACGTATGCACTCACCGCTGCAGCTACCCACTCTTACATGAAGCATGTGCAGAAATGCCGCGAGAGATCACTCTCTCCTTGCACCCTCAACACACCTCGTCCAAAAGCAAAGCTATTGTATTTGCGCAGTCTGCGACTATGGGATCAACTTTGGCTACTGCTGCAGTATTAGCTCTTGCAGATTCGAAATCCACCCAGTTTGCGGAGGAGCATCGAAGTGATGGGTGCAA CTTTACCTGCCACCTCGACCGCTACCACCTCCACGACCACCCGCTCTCCCTTGCTTATGGCCTCCCACTTGAATACATCGAGTACCATTTGGAGGAGTGTCAAGTGTGTTACAAGGAGTTGCTACCTAGATATTGGGTCTACCATTGTGGGCTTTGCAAATATGTTTCCCATATCAATTGCGCCCTGTCAACAACTGCCCTCATGAT gagcAATACTGACGACGATACGAATGTTGTCGCGTTTCCTATAAATGACGCATCGGAAGAGATCATTGGACCTTTTGTTGCTAAATTAGGAATACCGGCCATCTCTCATGATAATGAGATCGTTAAAGGTAAATACAAACTCCATAATCCCGACCATCAGTTACGTTTAATCTCACCATCACTGCATGATCAAGAAGAAAACGATAATagtgatgatgatgttgatcTTAACTGTGgcttaaaatcaaaattagtaTGTGATGGATGCACCGGACCAATATCATCGTTAAATAAGTACGTAAGTTGTGGTGAATGCAATTACATTGTCCACTTAACTTGCTTCCAGTTACCGGTAGAGCTCTCCTCTCACCCATTCCACCAAGAACCTCATCACATCTTAACCCTTCAAACTCCTCCCACACTCGACTCTGTTTTTTGCAacatttgtcaattttatacAAATGGGCACTTTTATGGTTGCACAAAGTGCGACTTCAAAGTGGATATAAAGTGTGTTTCTCTGCCCGATACCATAAAACACGAAACTCACCTACGCCATAACCTCAAGCTGCAAACTGAAGAGATAACGAGATTCGGTTACATCCGCCCCTGCAGAGCATGTAATTGGAGTACATGGGATCGAGTCTCCTACAAATGTGATGTCTGCCATATCATGTTTCACGCTGAGTGTGCACTGCTGCCGAAACAAGTGAGTAATCGTAGATGGGATAAGCACCTGTTGCTGCTAACGTACAATGCTAGCGCCAACCATCCAAGTAAATTCTACTGCGAAATCTGCGAAGAATATATGAATCCAAAGTGGTGGATGTATCACTGCAGATAA